The following proteins are co-located in the Bradyrhizobium sp. AZCC 2176 genome:
- a CDS encoding TetR/AcrR family transcriptional regulator, producing the protein MAKASHRDSILDAGLKVMFRKGYVGAGVRDIVLEADAPQGSFTNHFRSKEAFAGEVLDRYFDHTKALVAGALDNIGQSPRQRLMRYLDIITERLEADEFARGCLIGDFSLEAAPVSEMLRERLVAIFMEWRGLFAACIHEAQTSGEIDNTFAPDELADFLLASWEGAILRMKVTRTAEPLQRFKRIAFATVFKEPGK; encoded by the coding sequence ATGGCGAAGGCATCCCATCGCGACAGCATTCTCGACGCAGGCCTCAAGGTCATGTTCCGCAAGGGCTATGTCGGCGCCGGTGTGCGCGACATCGTGCTCGAGGCGGACGCCCCGCAAGGCTCCTTCACCAACCATTTCCGCTCGAAGGAGGCCTTCGCCGGCGAGGTCCTCGACCGCTATTTCGATCACACCAAGGCGCTTGTGGCCGGGGCTCTGGACAATATCGGTCAATCGCCGCGTCAACGCCTGATGCGATATCTCGACATCATCACGGAGCGCCTCGAAGCGGACGAGTTCGCGCGCGGTTGTCTCATTGGCGACTTCAGTCTCGAGGCCGCGCCGGTCAGCGAGATGCTGCGAGAGCGCCTGGTTGCCATTTTCATGGAATGGCGTGGCCTCTTCGCCGCCTGCATCCACGAAGCCCAGACCAGCGGCGAGATCGATAACACCTTCGCGCCTGACGAACTTGCCGATTTCCTCCTTGCCTCCTGGGAAGGCGCAATCCTCCGCATGAAAGTCACGCGTACCGCAGAGCCGCTGCAACGATTCAAGCGGATCGCCTTCGCAACCGTTTTCAAGGAGCCCGGCAAATGA
- a CDS encoding fumarate hydratase, protein MNAPTAFPDQKPVPPYKHTPLFPLGADTTPYKKITTEGVRVEKVLGKDMLVVSREALRALSEAAFGDINHYLRPGHLKQLRAILEDKEASDNDKFVAFDFLKNANIAAGGVLPMCQDTGTAIIMGKKGCNVITDGDDEAALSEGARDAYLRRNLRYSQVAPLSMYEEKNTANNMPAQCEIYAEGDDAYKFMFMAKGGGSANKSFLFQATPSVLTRDRLLAFLKEKVLTLGTAACPPYHLAIVIGGTSAELCMKTVKLASARYLDALPTHGSADGNAFRDLEMEQEILKMTQSLGVGAQFGGKYFCHDVRVIRMPRHGASLPIGLGVSCSADRQVLGKITRDGVYLEELEHNPAQYLPAVEQSLGGEVVKIDLNKPMKEILATLSQYPIKTRVSMTGTMIVARDSAHAKLRERLEKGEPLPDYFKNHPVYYAGPAKTPDGYASGAFGPTTAGRMDSFVDQFQAAGGSMVMVAKGNRAVAVREACKKHGGFYLGSIGGAAANLAEHCIKKVEVVEYPELGMEAIWRIEVVDFPAFIIIDDKGNDFFKELNLG, encoded by the coding sequence ATGAACGCCCCGACCGCTTTCCCCGACCAGAAGCCTGTTCCGCCCTACAAGCACACGCCGCTGTTTCCGCTGGGGGCGGACACCACGCCCTACAAGAAGATCACGACTGAGGGCGTGCGGGTCGAGAAGGTCTTGGGTAAGGACATGCTCGTCGTGTCGCGCGAGGCGCTGCGGGCGCTGTCGGAGGCCGCCTTTGGTGACATCAATCATTACCTGCGGCCGGGCCACCTGAAGCAATTGCGCGCGATCCTGGAAGACAAGGAAGCCAGCGACAACGACAAGTTCGTCGCCTTCGACTTCCTGAAGAACGCCAACATCGCCGCCGGCGGCGTGCTGCCGATGTGCCAGGATACCGGCACCGCGATCATCATGGGCAAGAAGGGCTGCAACGTCATAACCGACGGCGACGACGAGGCCGCGCTGTCGGAAGGCGCGCGCGACGCCTATCTGCGCCGCAATCTGCGCTATTCGCAGGTGGCGCCATTGTCGATGTATGAGGAGAAGAACACCGCCAACAACATGCCGGCGCAGTGCGAGATCTACGCCGAGGGTGATGACGCCTACAAGTTCATGTTCATGGCCAAGGGCGGCGGTTCCGCCAACAAGAGCTTTCTGTTCCAGGCGACGCCGTCGGTGCTGACCAGGGATCGCCTGCTGGCGTTCCTGAAGGAGAAGGTGCTGACGCTTGGCACCGCGGCGTGCCCGCCGTACCACCTTGCCATCGTGATCGGCGGCACTTCCGCCGAGCTCTGCATGAAGACGGTGAAGCTTGCATCCGCGCGCTATCTCGATGCGCTGCCGACCCATGGCTCGGCCGACGGCAACGCGTTCCGCGATCTGGAGATGGAGCAAGAGATTCTGAAGATGACGCAGTCGCTCGGCGTCGGCGCGCAGTTCGGCGGCAAGTATTTCTGCCACGACGTGCGCGTGATCCGGATGCCGCGGCATGGCGCGTCGCTGCCGATCGGGCTCGGCGTGTCCTGCTCGGCGGACCGCCAGGTGCTCGGCAAGATCACCAGGGACGGCGTCTATCTCGAGGAGCTCGAGCACAATCCGGCGCAGTATCTGCCGGCGGTCGAACAGTCGCTCGGCGGCGAGGTCGTGAAGATTGATCTCAACAAGCCGATGAAGGAGATTTTGGCGACGCTGTCGCAATATCCGATCAAGACCCGCGTCTCGATGACCGGCACCATGATCGTGGCGCGCGATTCCGCCCACGCCAAGCTGCGCGAGCGGCTGGAGAAGGGCGAGCCGCTGCCGGATTACTTCAAGAACCATCCGGTGTACTACGCCGGTCCCGCCAAGACGCCCGACGGCTACGCCTCCGGCGCGTTCGGCCCGACCACGGCGGGGCGGATGGATTCCTTCGTCGACCAATTCCAGGCGGCAGGCGGATCGATGGTGATGGTAGCCAAGGGCAACCGCGCGGTCGCGGTGCGCGAGGCCTGCAAGAAGCACGGCGGCTTCTATCTCGGCTCGATCGGCGGCGCGGCAGCAAATCTCGCCGAGCACTGCATCAAGAAGGTCGAGGTCGTCGAATATCCCGAACTCGGCATGGAAGCGATCTGGCGCATCGAGGTGGTGGATTTCCCGGCCTTCATCATCATCGACGACAAGGGCAACGACTTCTTCAAGGAATTGAATCTGGGGTAA
- a CDS encoding DUF429 domain-containing protein has translation MSKRSGCRALGLDGFSKGWVAVLLDGDVQEISFHRDITDALSRSCDRAGIDIPIGMSDHGERYCDLLARAKLRPHASRIFAGARRWLWSEFSDPNDANREAQRRGQKRVSRQLWHLGAKIMEVDAFVRADPSRDIREVHPELVFLRLNDNEPLPSKKSAGGVALRRALLKQSGFRQIDRWLTDERSGAKPDDVLDACAVAIAAREPAGSVPEGAPPVDAHGLPMRIWF, from the coding sequence GTGAGCAAGAGGTCGGGCTGCAGGGCGCTTGGCCTCGACGGGTTCAGCAAAGGCTGGGTCGCCGTTCTCCTCGACGGTGACGTGCAGGAAATCTCTTTTCATCGCGACATCACGGACGCGCTGTCGCGTTCTTGCGACAGAGCGGGGATCGATATCCCGATCGGGATGAGCGATCACGGCGAACGCTACTGCGACCTGCTGGCTCGCGCAAAATTGCGGCCGCACGCGTCGCGCATCTTTGCCGGCGCTCGCCGCTGGCTGTGGTCGGAGTTCAGCGATCCCAATGATGCCAACCGGGAGGCGCAGCGGCGCGGGCAGAAGCGGGTGTCCCGCCAGCTCTGGCATCTGGGTGCGAAGATCATGGAGGTCGACGCGTTCGTGCGCGCGGATCCATCTCGCGATATTCGCGAGGTGCATCCCGAACTGGTGTTTCTGCGATTGAACGACAACGAGCCCTTGCCGTCGAAGAAATCCGCCGGGGGAGTTGCGCTGCGCCGCGCGCTGCTCAAGCAATCAGGCTTTCGGCAGATCGATCGCTGGCTGACCGATGAACGTAGCGGTGCAAAGCCTGACGATGTGCTGGATGCCTGCGCGGTTGCGATTGCGGCCCGCGAGCCTGCGGGCAGCGTCCCCGAGGGGGCGCCGCCCGTTGATGCGCACGGCTTGCCGATGCGGATCTGGTTTTAG
- a CDS encoding TetR/AcrR family transcriptional regulator, producing the protein MARTSRETRTIRPAARRRLAKPVAERPASRRSRPAGETPYHHGDLHDALLAAAERVLERDGLPGLTLRAVAREAGVSHAAPTHHFGDLTGLLSELAAIGFRRFNAAMTAAGESETHPLMKAMARAKAYVAYAQARPGMYGLMFRTERLDMTRPSLHEAATASFQGLATAASLSRNEKLTGEALESLSLDQAAAIARAWSLVHGFTMLLLDGRLKDILHRLPEGTGVDQLLHAMLLSTVARPPAP; encoded by the coding sequence ATGGCAAGAACATCGCGAGAAACCCGAACGATTCGTCCCGCCGCAAGGCGCAGACTGGCGAAACCCGTAGCAGAAAGGCCGGCCAGTCGGCGCAGCCGTCCGGCAGGCGAGACGCCCTATCATCATGGCGATCTGCATGACGCCTTGCTCGCCGCCGCCGAGCGGGTGCTGGAACGCGACGGATTGCCGGGCCTGACTTTGCGGGCCGTGGCGCGCGAGGCCGGCGTATCGCATGCCGCGCCGACCCATCATTTCGGCGACCTCACCGGGCTACTGAGCGAACTCGCCGCCATTGGCTTCCGCCGCTTCAATGCCGCCATGACGGCCGCAGGCGAGAGTGAAACGCACCCCCTGATGAAGGCGATGGCGCGCGCCAAGGCCTACGTCGCCTATGCGCAGGCGCGTCCCGGCATGTACGGGCTGATGTTCCGCACCGAGCGGCTCGACATGACGCGGCCCTCGCTGCACGAGGCGGCGACCGCCTCGTTCCAGGGACTGGCGACCGCGGCGAGCCTCAGCCGCAACGAAAAACTCACCGGCGAGGCGCTGGAGTCGCTGTCGCTCGACCAGGCGGCGGCGATTGCGCGGGCGTGGTCGCTGGTGCACGGCTTCACCATGCTGCTGCTCGATGGACGGCTGAAGGATATTTTGCACCGGCTGCCGGAAGGCACCGGCGTCGACCAACTGCTACATGCGATGCTGCTCTCGACCGTCGCGCGGCCGCCGGCGCCGTAG
- a CDS encoding RrF2 family transcriptional regulator, whose product MRLTSFTDFALRALMRLAGDPGRSFATNEIAAEFGISRNHLAKVVRDLADSGFITTQRGVGGGFTLARPAQSITIGEVVRALEGPPLVECFREDGGNCVLKPRCRLKAKLAAAREAFMRELDATTLAECAYPATARRRPAPA is encoded by the coding sequence ATGCGCCTGACGTCGTTCACGGATTTCGCGTTGCGCGCCTTGATGCGGCTGGCGGGCGACCCCGGTCGCTCGTTCGCAACCAATGAAATTGCGGCCGAGTTCGGCATTTCCCGCAACCATCTGGCCAAGGTGGTGCGCGACCTCGCCGACAGCGGCTTCATCACGACCCAGCGCGGCGTCGGTGGCGGCTTCACGCTGGCCCGCCCCGCCCAGTCAATCACGATCGGCGAGGTGGTGCGCGCCCTGGAAGGGCCGCCGCTGGTCGAATGTTTTCGCGAGGATGGCGGCAATTGCGTGCTAAAGCCGCGCTGCCGGCTGAAAGCAAAACTCGCCGCCGCCCGCGAAGCCTTCATGCGCGAACTCGACGCCACCACGCTGGCGGAATGCGCCTATCCAGCGACGGCCCGGCGGCGCCCGGCGCCCGCATGA
- a CDS encoding carotenoid oxygenase family protein: MLDQVKTEAALNNLAPIPMECDAPHLTVTGELPRELNGTLYRNGPNPQFEVSGAHWFVGDGMLHAFHLENGRASYRNRWVRTPKWLAEHDAGRALFGGFGHKLPGAPAAITDDGGVANTNIIFHGGKLLALEEGHLPTEIEPGTLKRLGYCDYKGAIKGPFTAHPKVDPVTGEMVFFGYNATGPLSPALSFGSVSAAGVVTRFDRFESPYASMVHDFIVTENHVLFPILPITGSMERAIRGRPPYAWEPEKGAYVGVMKRNGTPADLVWFRAESCYVFHVMNAWEEGNRIIADVMQFEEAPLFSHPDGTETDPQKSRARYCRWTFDLAGNTDRFTQTYLDDLTGEFPRIDDRRAGQANSHGWYACANPDLPMFGALSGIVHVNGEGKRLGHYLLPAGDTISEPVFVERSADAAEGDGWLLAAIWRARENRSDLAVLNAQDIEAGPVALVHLGHRVPDGFHGNWVGAA, from the coding sequence ATGCTCGACCAGGTGAAGACCGAGGCAGCCCTGAACAATCTGGCGCCGATCCCGATGGAATGCGACGCGCCGCATCTCACGGTGACCGGCGAATTGCCGCGCGAACTCAACGGCACGCTCTATCGCAACGGTCCCAACCCGCAATTCGAGGTATCAGGCGCGCACTGGTTCGTCGGCGACGGCATGCTCCACGCCTTCCATCTGGAGAACGGCCGCGCCAGCTATCGCAACCGCTGGGTCCGCACCCCGAAATGGCTCGCCGAGCACGACGCCGGCCGCGCGCTGTTCGGTGGCTTCGGCCACAAGCTGCCGGGTGCGCCGGCCGCGATCACCGACGATGGCGGCGTCGCCAACACCAACATCATCTTCCACGGCGGAAAGCTGCTGGCGCTGGAGGAAGGCCATCTGCCGACCGAGATCGAGCCCGGCACGCTCAAACGTCTGGGCTATTGCGATTACAAGGGCGCCATCAAGGGCCCCTTCACCGCGCATCCCAAGGTCGATCCCGTCACCGGCGAGATGGTGTTCTTCGGCTATAACGCCACAGGTCCCCTTTCCCCCGCCCTCTCCTTCGGATCGGTCAGCGCCGCGGGGGTGGTGACACGGTTCGATCGTTTCGAATCCCCCTATGCCAGCATGGTGCACGACTTCATCGTCACAGAAAATCATGTGCTGTTTCCGATCCTGCCCATCACCGGCAGCATGGAGCGGGCGATACGCGGCAGGCCGCCTTACGCCTGGGAGCCGGAGAAAGGCGCTTATGTCGGCGTCATGAAACGCAACGGCACGCCTGCGGATCTCGTCTGGTTCCGCGCCGAGAGCTGCTACGTCTTCCACGTCATGAATGCGTGGGAGGAAGGCAACCGCATCATTGCCGACGTGATGCAGTTCGAGGAGGCGCCGCTATTCTCCCATCCCGACGGCACGGAGACCGATCCGCAGAAATCACGCGCGCGGTACTGCCGCTGGACTTTCGACCTCGCAGGCAATACCGACCGCTTCACGCAAACCTATCTCGACGATCTCACCGGCGAATTCCCGCGCATCGACGACCGCCGCGCCGGACAGGCGAATAGCCATGGCTGGTACGCCTGCGCCAACCCCGATTTGCCGATGTTCGGCGCGCTGTCCGGCATCGTCCATGTCAACGGCGAGGGCAAGCGTCTCGGACACTATCTCTTGCCGGCCGGCGACACGATTTCCGAGCCGGTGTTTGTCGAACGCAGTGCTGACGCCGCCGAGGGAGACGGCTGGCTGCTCGCCGCCATCTGGCGCGCGCGGGAGAACCGCAGCGATCTTGCGGTGCTCAACGCGCAGGACATCGAAGCAGGCCCCGTCGCGCTGGTGCATCTCGGCCATCGCGTGCCGGATGGCTTTCATGGCAATTGGGTTGGTGCGGCTTAG
- a CDS encoding methyltransferase family protein — protein sequence MIAKLLLQNTIVVIAMGALLFAAAGSLDWPAAWVMLIVSAILGPACGLWLAKTDPALLAERMRPTFQANQPAADKIFMLIFLLALLLWLVVIGLDRRANASDVPLLLQVLGLAMYLLSIAFIMWVFRENSFAAPVVKVQAARHQRVISSGPYAFVRHPMYSGVMLYFLGIPLLLGSWWGLAFAPVFAVLFAIRARIEERALLEGLPDYADYAERVRYRLVPGLW from the coding sequence ATGATCGCAAAGCTTCTGCTGCAAAACACCATCGTCGTCATTGCCATGGGCGCGCTACTGTTCGCCGCGGCGGGTTCGCTGGACTGGCCGGCGGCGTGGGTGATGCTGATCGTCAGCGCGATCCTTGGTCCCGCCTGCGGATTGTGGCTAGCCAAGACCGATCCGGCGCTGCTCGCCGAGCGCATGCGGCCGACATTTCAGGCCAACCAGCCTGCCGCCGACAAGATATTCATGCTGATCTTCTTGCTGGCGCTGTTGCTCTGGCTCGTTGTGATCGGCCTCGACCGGCGCGCGAACGCCTCCGACGTTCCGCTGCTGCTGCAGGTGCTCGGGCTTGCGATGTATCTACTCTCGATCGCCTTCATCATGTGGGTGTTCCGCGAGAATTCGTTCGCTGCGCCGGTCGTCAAGGTGCAGGCCGCGCGCCACCAACGCGTGATCTCGAGCGGGCCCTACGCCTTCGTCCGTCATCCCATGTACAGCGGCGTCATGCTGTACTTCCTTGGAATACCGCTGCTCCTGGGATCGTGGTGGGGCTTGGCGTTCGCGCCGGTATTCGCCGTCCTGTTCGCCATTCGCGCCCGCATCGAGGAGCGCGCGCTGCTCGAAGGACTGCCTGATTATGCTGACTACGCCGAGCGCGTGCGCTATCGTCTGGTGCCCGGACTTTGGTGA
- a CDS encoding MaoC family dehydratase, giving the protein MIEWFDDLKIGMRFKSEAATVSKEDIIRFAKEYDPQPFHLDEEAAKKSILGGLAASGWQTAAIAMRLAASARPFGPHPLFGAGVDDLRWLKPVRPGDTIFLEGEVVELAASRTKPQGIARVKWTAYNQHGEAVYTFNPIAIVPSRPK; this is encoded by the coding sequence ATGATCGAGTGGTTCGACGACCTGAAGATCGGGATGCGCTTCAAGAGTGAGGCGGCGACGGTGTCGAAGGAGGACATCATCCGCTTCGCCAAAGAGTACGATCCGCAGCCGTTTCATCTCGATGAGGAGGCGGCCAAGAAGTCCATTCTCGGGGGGCTCGCCGCTTCCGGATGGCAGACGGCGGCGATCGCCATGCGGCTCGCCGCGAGCGCGCGCCCGTTCGGGCCGCATCCGCTGTTCGGCGCCGGCGTCGACGATCTGCGCTGGCTGAAGCCGGTGCGGCCCGGCGACACTATTTTTCTCGAAGGGGAGGTGGTGGAATTGGCGGCGTCGCGCACGAAGCCGCAAGGCATCGCCCGGGTCAAGTGGACCGCCTACAACCAGCATGGCGAAGCGGTCTATACCTTCAATCCGATTGCAATCGTGCCCAGCCGGCCGAAGTGA
- a CDS encoding group III truncated hemoglobin, translating into MEAIVAGPARRERLTAEIMERTGIDEAMIERLVRGFYAKVREDAVLGPIFEARIRDWEPHLAQMCAFWSSVALMTARYHGTPMAKHLPLPVDARHFDRWLELFEQTAREICPPEAEAHFVERARRIASSLELGIAGAHGVMLGNGERFRRNQTGAV; encoded by the coding sequence ATGGAAGCGATCGTGGCAGGGCCGGCGCGGCGTGAGCGGTTGACAGCCGAAATCATGGAGCGGACGGGCATCGACGAGGCGATGATCGAGCGCCTGGTGCGCGGCTTCTACGCCAAGGTTCGCGAAGATGCGGTGCTGGGGCCGATCTTCGAGGCCCGCATCAGGGATTGGGAGCCGCATCTGGCGCAGATGTGCGCGTTCTGGTCGTCGGTCGCGCTGATGACGGCGCGCTACCACGGCACGCCGATGGCCAAGCATCTGCCGCTGCCGGTCGACGCGCGGCATTTCGACCGCTGGCTCGAACTGTTCGAGCAAACCGCCCGCGAGATCTGCCCGCCCGAGGCGGAAGCGCATTTCGTGGAACGGGCGCGGCGCATCGCATCAAGCCTCGAACTCGGCATCGCCGGCGCCCACGGCGTCATGCTCGGTAACGGGGAACGATTTCGGCGCAATCAAACAGGAGCAGTGTGA
- a CDS encoding SET domain-containing protein, producing MASIPSNKPYRVGRSRTGLGLFATKPIKKGTKIIRYFGPLLDSKKKKDDAIENKYLFELNDRWTIDGSVRKNIARYINHACKPNAESDVRPRKRKVFIRAIKNIEPGEEINYDYGTDYFKAYLKPIGCKCTACEKKRKKQRAEARAEKARLKAKAERKALKKAEKLAKGQQKAEAKLKEKLKEKAGRKSKKKLKLNGHSLDGKARNGKARNGKALNGKARANKSRADVSLNGKHLTRNGRVGVAGKKSNARKPPISVPAPVLAPAAQPAAISLEAQPTAI from the coding sequence ATGGCCTCCATACCCTCGAATAAACCCTATCGCGTCGGCCGTTCGCGCACCGGACTTGGCCTCTTTGCCACCAAGCCGATCAAGAAGGGCACCAAGATCATCCGCTATTTTGGACCGCTTCTGGATTCGAAGAAGAAGAAAGACGACGCGATCGAGAACAAGTACCTGTTCGAGCTGAATGACCGCTGGACCATCGACGGCTCGGTGCGCAAGAACATCGCCCGCTATATCAACCACGCCTGCAAGCCGAACGCGGAATCCGACGTTCGCCCACGCAAGCGCAAGGTGTTCATCCGCGCCATCAAGAACATCGAGCCGGGCGAGGAGATCAACTACGATTACGGTACCGACTACTTCAAAGCCTATCTGAAGCCGATCGGCTGCAAATGCACGGCCTGCGAGAAGAAGCGCAAGAAGCAGCGCGCGGAAGCGCGGGCTGAAAAGGCCCGCCTGAAGGCCAAGGCCGAGCGCAAGGCGCTGAAAAAGGCGGAGAAGCTCGCCAAGGGACAGCAGAAGGCGGAAGCCAAGCTGAAGGAAAAATTGAAGGAAAAGGCGGGGCGGAAGTCGAAAAAGAAGCTCAAGCTGAACGGCCATTCCCTCGATGGCAAGGCCCGCAATGGCAAGGCCCGCAATGGCAAGGCCCTCAACGGCAAGGCCCGCGCCAACAAGTCCCGCGCCGATGTGTCCCTTAATGGCAAGCACCTGACCCGCAACGGCCGCGTCGGGGTTGCCGGCAAAAAATCGAACGCCAGGAAGCCGCCGATTTCTGTGCCTGCGCCGGTCCTCGCGCCTGCAGCTCAGCCCGCTGCAATATCCCTTGAGGCTCAGCCCACCGCTATCTGA
- a CDS encoding inner membrane-spanning protein YciB: protein MKDVFARLGADFFSTILFIAIYLTTDNVLLATGVAIAGAIAQVIYSRVKGKELGYMTWASLALVIVLGSATLLTHDPRFVLAKPAIGHFAIGIIMLKRGWMLRYMPPIVTQTIPEYVTFAGYGWAALCFVLAAGTIGVAMTGDMKLWTFYVTVVLVGAKIAAFAIQYIAFRVLVGGRIRAAAQRA, encoded by the coding sequence ATGAAGGACGTATTCGCCAGACTGGGCGCCGATTTTTTCTCCACCATCCTGTTCATCGCGATCTATCTCACCACCGACAACGTTCTGCTGGCGACCGGCGTCGCCATCGCCGGCGCCATCGCGCAGGTGATCTACTCGCGCGTCAAGGGCAAGGAGCTCGGCTACATGACGTGGGCGAGCCTGGCGCTCGTCATCGTGCTCGGCAGCGCCACGCTGCTGACGCATGATCCGCGCTTCGTGCTGGCGAAGCCCGCGATCGGGCACTTCGCGATCGGCATCATCATGCTCAAGCGCGGCTGGATGCTGCGCTATATGCCGCCGATCGTGACGCAGACCATTCCCGAATATGTCACCTTCGCTGGTTATGGCTGGGCCGCACTGTGCTTCGTGCTCGCCGCCGGCACCATCGGCGTCGCCATGACCGGCGACATGAAGCTGTGGACGTTCTATGTGACGGTCGTGCTGGTCGGCGCCAAGATTGCCGCCTTTGCCATTCAATACATCGCGTTTCGTGTTTTGGTCGGCGGCCGGATTCGCGCAGCCGCCCAACGCGCCTAA
- a CDS encoding haloalkane dehalogenase — protein MTTTMIADFTLPQRSVLDSTMAYREMGRPGAAVALFLHGNPTSSYIWRNIIPFVAPVARCIAPDLIGYGQSGKPDIDYRFEDQVRYLDAFITATDIRSAYLVAQDWGTALAFHLAARRPDFVRGLAFMEFIRPMPTWDDFHQVPAARETFRKFRTPGEGEQMILNGNAFVERILPGSILRKLSEEEMAVYRAPFPSPESRRPTWRLPNELPIAGEPADVYASLEQAHAALASSHYPKLLFAGDPGALVSPGFAERFASGLHDCELVRLGAGAHYLQEDHPETIGKTTAAWIARIESGQRQGNAA, from the coding sequence ATGACGACCACGATGATCGCCGACTTCACGCTGCCACAACGATCCGTACTCGATTCGACGATGGCCTATCGCGAGATGGGCCGGCCGGGGGCCGCGGTCGCCCTTTTCCTGCACGGCAATCCCACGTCGTCCTACATCTGGCGCAACATCATCCCGTTCGTCGCACCGGTGGCGCGATGCATCGCCCCGGATCTGATCGGCTACGGCCAATCCGGCAAGCCCGACATTGACTACCGCTTCGAGGATCAGGTCCGTTATCTCGACGCTTTCATCACTGCTACCGATATCAGGTCGGCCTATCTCGTGGCGCAGGATTGGGGAACGGCGCTGGCCTTCCATCTGGCGGCGCGCCGGCCGGACTTCGTCCGCGGGCTCGCCTTCATGGAATTTATCCGGCCGATGCCGACGTGGGATGACTTCCATCAGGTGCCGGCCGCGCGCGAAACATTTCGTAAGTTCAGGACGCCGGGCGAAGGCGAACAGATGATCCTCAACGGCAACGCCTTCGTTGAACGGATATTGCCGGGCTCCATCCTGCGAAAGCTGAGCGAGGAAGAGATGGCCGTCTACCGCGCGCCGTTCCCCTCTCCGGAATCGCGGCGCCCGACCTGGCGGCTGCCGAACGAACTGCCGATCGCGGGCGAGCCGGCAGACGTCTATGCCAGCCTCGAGCAGGCGCATGCGGCGTTGGCATCTTCCCATTATCCAAAGCTGCTTTTCGCCGGGGATCCCGGCGCCCTCGTCTCGCCCGGCTTTGCCGAGCGTTTTGCTTCCGGCTTGCACGATTGCGAATTGGTGCGCCTCGGCGCGGGCGCCCATTATCTCCAGGAGGATCATCCCGAGACGATCGGCAAAACCACCGCGGCCTGGATCGCCAGAATCGAAAGCGGACAGCGGCAAGGAAACGCGGCTTGA
- a CDS encoding DUF6522 family protein, whose amino-acid sequence MTVATKHQVQRMKPIAFENGTVQIDAAIVAEGLGLAPALLQQEMRAGRITSLAERGVDADAGRHRLTFFSEHRRFRVVIDETGAIIQRSAVDFGDSALPKSVRMPGG is encoded by the coding sequence ATGACCGTCGCCACGAAGCATCAGGTGCAGCGCATGAAACCGATCGCGTTCGAAAATGGCACTGTGCAGATCGATGCCGCCATCGTCGCCGAAGGTCTCGGCCTGGCGCCTGCCCTGCTGCAGCAAGAGATGCGCGCGGGCAGGATCACGAGCCTTGCCGAGCGCGGGGTCGACGCCGACGCTGGCCGGCATCGCCTGACCTTCTTCTCCGAACACCGGCGGTTTCGCGTCGTGATCGACGAAACCGGCGCGATCATTCAACGCTCGGCGGTCGACTTCGGCGATTCAGCGCTGCCGAAATCGGTGCGGATGCCCGGCGGCTAA